The Cohnella abietis genome has a segment encoding these proteins:
- a CDS encoding (Fe-S)-binding protein: MKVSLFITCLSDAIYPRVGEAMVRLLARYGVTVEFPTVQTCCGQPAFNSGYWKEARTTAKTIIEAFEDCDFVISPSGSCTGMIHHYPKLFEDDKIMYEKALKLQSKSYEFTQFLVQVLGVTDVGASFPHKVTYHPSCHGSRLLGVKDEPMALMSHVKGLEFVPLPFAEDCCGFGGTFAVKMSDISAAMVSEKSDHIKETEAEVLVGLDMACLMNIAGNLRYRNEPVRVMHLAELLYEGVK, translated from the coding sequence ATGAAGGTTTCTTTATTCATTACATGCTTAAGCGATGCCATCTACCCGAGAGTGGGAGAAGCAATGGTGCGTTTATTGGCGAGATACGGTGTTACTGTTGAGTTTCCAACTGTACAAACCTGCTGCGGGCAGCCGGCTTTTAATAGTGGCTACTGGAAGGAAGCGCGGACTACGGCGAAAACTATTATTGAAGCGTTCGAGGATTGCGATTTCGTCATTTCTCCGTCGGGCTCATGCACAGGGATGATTCATCATTATCCAAAGCTGTTTGAAGACGACAAGATCATGTATGAGAAAGCCTTGAAGCTGCAAAGCAAATCCTATGAATTTACACAATTCCTCGTACAGGTGCTGGGCGTAACAGATGTCGGGGCTTCTTTTCCGCATAAAGTAACGTATCATCCCTCATGTCATGGAAGTCGTCTACTAGGCGTAAAGGATGAACCAATGGCGCTTATGAGCCATGTGAAAGGGCTTGAGTTCGTTCCGCTACCATTTGCAGAGGACTGCTGTGGATTTGGAGGAACTTTTGCTGTGAAGATGTCGGATATATCCGCGGCGATGGTGTCCGAGAAGTCCGACCATATTAAGGAAACGGAAGCAGAAGTGCTTGTTGGCTTGGATATGGCATGTCTCATGAACATCGCAGGCAATTTGCGTTACCGCAACGAACCGGTTCGGGTTATGCACCTGGCAGAGCTTCTATATGAAGGAGTGAAGTAA
- a CDS encoding LutB/LldF family L-lactate oxidation iron-sulfur protein — protein sequence MSGHGHSDGATVKERADIALNNDFLRKAVKFTTERLKGGKIKATEEHGNWEEWRERGKQIRLHTIAHLDYYLNQFTENARANGVHVHFADTAEEAVHISLSIAERKQAKSVVKSKSMVTEELHLNHALESIGVEPIETDLGEYIIQLAGETPSHIIIPAIHKNRYQIADLLSEDAGEKLEPDTQVLAGYVRRKLRTKFLEADIGMTGCNFAIAETGSMVLFENEGNARMVSTVPKTQITLMGMERIIPSWADLEVMATLLPRSATGQKLTVYMSGITGPRRSVDADGPDEMHIIIVDNGRSLQLGDPEFQELLNCIRCGACLNACPVYRHIGGHAYGGTYSGPIGAVLTPSLQKNVSEWDDIANASSLCGACYEACPVKIPLHEMLIYLRRRKVEQGHGDKIEAAGMKGFATVMAKSGRFKTVLKLGKLGQKLVARNGEIRVKIGPLKGWNSVRVTPSLPKKSFRDQWSTMDAEIRNGLKEMDPAMKSRMEAIVKDRANGGGHGHG from the coding sequence ATGAGCGGACACGGGCATTCGGACGGGGCAACGGTTAAGGAACGGGCGGATATCGCGTTAAACAACGATTTCCTGCGGAAGGCCGTTAAGTTTACAACGGAGAGACTAAAGGGCGGTAAGATAAAAGCAACTGAAGAGCATGGAAACTGGGAAGAGTGGCGGGAAAGAGGCAAACAGATTCGTCTCCACACCATCGCTCATTTGGACTACTATTTGAACCAATTTACAGAAAATGCTCGTGCGAACGGGGTTCATGTTCATTTTGCGGATACGGCGGAGGAAGCAGTTCATATATCTCTTTCTATTGCTGAGCGTAAGCAAGCGAAATCAGTTGTGAAATCGAAGTCCATGGTTACGGAGGAGCTCCATCTCAACCATGCGCTGGAATCAATCGGTGTTGAGCCTATTGAGACTGATTTAGGAGAGTACATTATTCAACTAGCTGGAGAGACGCCATCTCATATTATTATTCCAGCCATTCATAAAAATCGGTATCAGATTGCTGATTTGTTGTCTGAGGATGCGGGAGAGAAGCTTGAGCCAGATACGCAAGTGCTTGCAGGTTATGTACGCAGGAAATTAAGAACCAAATTTCTAGAAGCGGATATTGGGATGACTGGCTGTAATTTTGCCATTGCTGAGACTGGCTCTATGGTGTTGTTCGAGAATGAAGGAAATGCTCGGATGGTATCAACTGTGCCCAAAACGCAAATCACCTTAATGGGCATGGAGAGGATCATCCCTTCCTGGGCGGATCTTGAAGTGATGGCAACGCTGCTGCCTCGATCGGCAACTGGTCAGAAGCTGACGGTGTACATGTCCGGCATTACGGGTCCCCGTCGTTCTGTGGATGCAGATGGACCGGATGAAATGCATATTATTATCGTGGATAACGGCCGTTCGCTGCAGCTTGGCGATCCAGAGTTCCAAGAATTGCTCAATTGCATACGCTGCGGAGCTTGCTTGAATGCTTGTCCGGTCTATCGTCATATTGGCGGTCATGCTTATGGTGGAACATATAGTGGTCCAATCGGAGCTGTACTTACACCATCCTTGCAGAAAAATGTTTCCGAATGGGATGATATAGCGAATGCTTCAAGCCTTTGTGGCGCTTGTTATGAGGCTTGCCCGGTAAAGATTCCTCTTCATGAGATGCTCATCTATTTGCGCAGGCGCAAGGTAGAGCAAGGGCATGGTGATAAAATAGAAGCAGCTGGAATGAAGGGCTTTGCCACGGTAATGGCGAAATCGGGTCGATTTAAGACTGTTTTGAAGCTTGGGAAGCTCGGTCAGAAGCTGGTCGCTAGGAATGGTGAGATTCGAGTAAAAATCGGGCCGCTTAAAGGGTGGAATAGTGTTCGTGTAACTCCAAGCTTGCCTAAAAAATCGTTCCGTGATCAATGGAGTACGATGGATGCTGAAATCAGAAATGGTCTAAAGGAAATGGATCCAGCGATGAAGAGCAGAATGGAAGCGATCGTGAAGGATAGAGCGAATGGAGGGGGGCACGGACATGGCTAA
- a CDS encoding LutC/YkgG family protein, with amino-acid sequence MANTHQEWLKEMEAESRAKQKTFINGISSKLKRPMVTEPPRHPYRGAPDFWNAYEWGEAERIERFTSNFRSAGGHVERLANMEDVQRFIADKAVELNAKYVIRQNQPELDALNLEGALPDAQISVWNSDSEQYWKARAAEADFGVVIADYAAAYTGSITVLSSKDKGRSVSLLPTVLIAIIPLERLKTRLGEIMVHFDEAGRENLPAGIHFISGPSRSADIENDLTIGVHGPGVVYALIVG; translated from the coding sequence ATGGCTAATACGCATCAGGAATGGCTCAAGGAGATGGAAGCGGAATCCCGGGCTAAGCAGAAGACTTTTATTAATGGTATTTCCTCGAAGCTCAAGCGGCCTATGGTTACAGAGCCCCCTCGTCATCCTTATCGTGGCGCGCCTGATTTCTGGAATGCTTATGAATGGGGCGAGGCAGAACGGATCGAACGCTTCACCTCGAATTTCCGGAGTGCAGGCGGACATGTGGAGAGACTTGCGAATATGGAGGATGTTCAGCGTTTTATAGCGGACAAAGCTGTTGAGCTGAATGCTAAGTATGTGATTCGGCAAAATCAGCCAGAGCTGGACGCGTTGAACTTAGAAGGTGCACTTCCCGATGCGCAAATCTCGGTATGGAACAGTGATTCAGAGCAGTATTGGAAGGCTCGTGCGGCTGAGGCGGATTTTGGCGTCGTTATAGCGGATTACGCTGCTGCCTATACTGGATCTATTACGGTTCTGTCGTCTAAGGATAAGGGGCGCTCAGTCAGTCTATTGCCTACGGTTCTCATAGCGATTATCCCTCTCGAGCGGTTGAAAACCCGTTTAGGTGAAATCATGGTTCACTTTGACGAAGCTGGTCGCGAGAATCTGCCTGCTGGGATCCATTTTATATCTGGACCAAGTCGTTCGGCGGATATAGAGAATGATTTGACGATTGGTGTACATGGACCAGGTGTCGTATATGCATTGATTGTCGGTTGA
- a CDS encoding DeoR/GlpR family DNA-binding transcription regulator: MLVAERYEKIVSLVNERGSIRVSELSELCQVTEETIRRDLDRLERAGRLRRSHGGAVSVKDLPQHPEIPYAVREIMNADEKKRIALEAINLIQPKDRILLDASSTAWYMASDVPDLPLTVLTNSIKVATELSIKERIEVISTGGILAQKSLSFVGPLAERSLDAYHVDKVFLSCKGVHLERGISESNELQARIKERMIGMADQVILLADSSKFGVQAFTHVADLSEVDIIITDSRMAKDTIAQLEDRGINVITV, translated from the coding sequence ATGCTAGTTGCGGAGCGCTATGAGAAAATCGTAAGCCTGGTCAACGAGAGAGGAAGTATTCGGGTTTCCGAGCTGAGTGAGCTGTGCCAGGTTACTGAGGAGACGATTCGGAGAGATTTGGATCGTCTGGAGCGAGCTGGCCGCTTGCGCCGTTCACATGGCGGCGCGGTGAGTGTTAAGGATTTGCCGCAGCATCCGGAAATTCCGTACGCCGTTCGGGAAATTATGAACGCGGACGAGAAAAAGCGGATAGCGTTGGAAGCGATCAATCTAATACAGCCGAAGGATCGAATTCTTCTGGATGCCAGCTCTACAGCTTGGTATATGGCATCGGATGTACCTGATCTTCCTCTTACTGTGCTTACTAATTCGATCAAGGTTGCAACGGAGCTTAGCATCAAGGAGAGGATAGAGGTCATCTCAACAGGTGGCATACTTGCTCAGAAGTCTCTATCCTTCGTTGGACCTTTGGCTGAACGGTCCTTGGATGCGTACCATGTAGATAAGGTTTTCTTGTCATGCAAAGGCGTCCATCTGGAACGGGGAATAAGCGAGTCCAACGAACTGCAGGCGCGGATTAAGGAACGAATGATTGGGATGGCTGATCAGGTAATATTACTGGCGGATTCCAGTAAATTCGGCGTTCAAGCCTTTACGCATGTAGCGGATTTGTCAGAGGTCGATATTATAATAACAGACAGCCGCATGGCGAAAGATACGATTGCTCAGCTAGAGGATCGTGGAATTAACGTCATAACTGTTTAA